The Pecten maximus chromosome 10, xPecMax1.1, whole genome shotgun sequence region TTTGTCATATACATATCTGTTGGGTTCTTTTACCAGTTATTGCATTTgtgtaaattgaaataaaagtttGTTTCTTTCATTTTGCTCATATTGCCACATCAACAACAGTTTCCAGAATGTGAAAAATGCCCAGGAATTAGGAAAGTATGTGTTCACAAAGATACACTGCCTTCCTCTTGCACTGATGCAATAACAAGCAGTTTTGACAAGTCCCAGGCTTATAAACCAATAGACGCCCATATGCATTACCAAGCAATGCATAAACCTGAAGGTGTCGTTATAATATAGGGGAACATCTCAGAagcattttaaaaatttggattagggtttatttttttttcaatctaaCATGAAAGCTTTTTAACTTACCCTGTCAGCATACAGTTTTTATATGGCTCTACCCTTTATCAAGTCTGAACTGTTGGatatataaatttttacttaAAATTATGTTTGGGCTTGTGTGAATTTGAATTATTGCTTAGAAGATGATGTTACAATCTGAGTGTGATACAGGAAGGAATTTGTCAGTTACAGTCAGGATACGACATACGAGCGTCAGTTATTATGACATACAAGCGTCAGTTATATGACATACAAGTGCCAGTTAGGATATGACATACAAGTGTCAGTTATTATATGACATACAAGTGTCAGTTAGGATATGACATACAAGTGTCAGTTATTATATGACATACAAGTGTCAGTTAGGATATGACATACAAGTGTCAGTTAGGATATGACATACGAGTGTCAGTTAGGATATGACATACAAGTGTCAGTTAGGATATGACATACAAGTGTCAGTTAGGATATGACATACAAGTGTGTTATTTTATGACATACGAGTGTCAGTTATTATATGACATACAAGTGCCAGTTAGGATATGACATACAAGTGTCAGTTAGGATATGATATACGAGTGTCAGTTAGGATATGACATACAAGTGTCAGTTATATGACATACAAGTGTCAGTTATTATATGACATACGTTTTTCAGTTAGGATATGACATGACTGTCAGTTAGGATATGACATATGAGTGTCAGTTAGGATATGACATATGAGTGTCAGTTAGGATATGACATATGAGTGTCAGTTAGGATATGACATACAGGTGTCAGTTAGGATATGACATACCAGTGTCATTTAGGATATGACATACAAGTGTCAGTTAGGATATGACATACAAGTGTCAGTTAGGATATGACATATGAGTGTCAGTTAGGATATGACATGAGTGTCAGTTAGGATATGATATATGAGCGTCAGTTAGGATATGATATACGAGTGTCAGTTAGGATATGACATACGTGTGTCAGTTAGGATATGACATACGTGTGTCAGTTAGGATATGATATTATGAGTTTGAATTTGGTACACGATGTTAAACCCAACATTAAGAGGATAAGTACTGACCAACGTTGTCAGGCTGGTCGTTCTGGTTCACCTCCTCAGCCTCTTCATCCTCCTCCAACACCTCACGGctctgtgtaacacaaacactgatttattataactacaacctctctgtgtaacacaaacactgatttattataactacaaccactctgtgtaacacaaacactgatttattataattacaacctctctgtgtaacacaaacactgatttattataactacaacctctctgtgtaacacaaacactgattTATTATGATAACTACAACCTctctgtgtaacacaaacactgatttattataactacaacctctctgtgtaacacaaacactgatttattataactacaacctctctgtgtaacacaaacactgatttattataactacaacctctctgtgtaacacaaacactgatttattataactacaacctctctgtgtaacacaaacactgatttattataactacaacctctctgtgtaacacaaacactgatttattataactacaaccactctgtgtaacacaaacactgatttattataactacaaccactctgtgtaacacaaacactgatttattataactacaacctctctgtgtaacacaaacactgatttattataactacaacctctctgtgtaacacaaacactgatttattataactacaacctctctgtgtaacacaaacactgatttattataattacaacctctctgtgtaacacaaacactgatttattataactacaaccactctgtgtaacacaaacactgattTATTATAACTACAACCTCTCTGTGTAACACAAAGACTGATTTATTATAACTACAACCTctctgtgtaacacaaacactgattTATTATGATAACTACAACCTctctgtgtaacacaaacactgatttattataactacaacctctctgtgtaacacaaacactgattTATAATAACTACAACCTctctgtgtaacacaaacactgattTATTATGATAACTACAACCTCTCTGTGTAACACAACACTGATTTATAATAACTACAACCTctctgtgtaacacaaacactgatttattataactacaacctctctgtgtaacacaaacactgattTATAATAACTACAACCTctctgtgtaacacaaacactgatttattataactacaacctctctgtgtaacacaaacactgatttattataactacaacctctctgtgtaacacaaacactgatttattataactacaacctctctgtgtaacacaaacactgatttattataattacaacctctctgtgtaacacaaacactgatttattataactacaacctctctgtgtaacacaaacactgatttattataactacaacctctctgtgtaacacaaacactgatttattataactacaacctctctgtgtaacacaaacactgatttattataactacaacctctctgtgtaacacaaacactgatttattataactacaacctctctgtgtaacacaaacactgatttattataactacaacctctctgtgtaacacaaacactgatttattataactacaacctctctgtgtaacacaaacactgatttattataactacaacctctctgtgtaacacaaacactgatttattataactacaacctctctgtgtaacacaaacactgatttattataactacaacctctctgtgtaacacaaacactgattTATTATAACCACAACCTgtctgtgtaacacaaacactgattTATTATAACCACAACCTgtctgtgtaacacaaacactgatttattataactacaacctctgtgtaacacaaacactgatttattataactacaacctctctgtgtaacacaaacactgatttattataattacaacctctctgtgtaacacaaacactgatttattataactacaacctctctgtgtaacacaaacactgatttattataactacaacctctctgtgtaacacaaacactgatttattataactacaacctctctgtgtaacacaaacactgatttattataactacaacctctctgtgtaacacaaacactgattTATTATGATAACTACAACCTctctgtgtaacacaaacactgatttattataactacaacctctctgtgtaacacaaacactgattTATTATGATAACTACAACCTCAAGTCATTCTATTCACAAGAACTGATGAACTCTTTGTTACATAATTCCCTCTTAACATACATGAACTTGCCATATTCTCTCAAGGCTGAGATAGCTTACATCGCCTTTATGGATACAACCAAACCATCCGGCCTAATCATACATCACTGAATAAACTATTATGGACATATTATAGCCTGGaagattttattatttattccCTATAATGCATAATGTACTGTAAACTTAATCTGTTAGGTATAACCAATTCCcaacatttataacatttaattGGTCATGATATGTAGTAACCTCTACGTTTTTTCCTGTGATCATTATTATTCTGATTAGTCTGTTGTTTATGTAATTATGATAAATCTACTACTTCGACAATGTTAAACCATTAATAGGTTTAATCTCCTGAGCACATTTAGCTTATATaagtaccatatatatataaaaatcaaaagATTAATTATACACTCTCAACTTCATCTACACATCTAATTTATTTCTATGACATTGTAATTTTACCATAGATTTCCTCTGTTCTCTCAAAAGAGATTGTCTCCTCTTGTATTCAATCCAGTACTGCTGCTCAAATTCGACAAGCACAGGTACCTTTCTCGGGTTCTTGGGAAACTTGCTTTTGTGTGAAACTACAAACAACAATCCACAAATGCAAATAAGCCAGAAAGTTAGAAGATAGTTTTAAATATGCCTCTTTAAAAaggatcaaaatcataaaagCACTGAAAGGTCATCCGACACCAGGATGTATACTTTTTGAGTTACAAATGGAATTTTGGAACTTCTCTACAACTTcttatttattcaaatttattaGGTCATCTATAAATGATCAAACTATGTAAATTTATATGGAATTAACGTGTTGGTTAATACTTAAAATCTAAATAACACATAATGAAAATAGAGTTGTGTTTGATTTCCTCTTACATGTTCCTGTAATGAACTCTGACAGAGGCTGAAGTCTGTTATTTTTCAGGGGtgtctttctttttcttttctttgaagCAACATCTTGTATACATTTTggaattttgaatgttttacctggaaaaataaaaacatgggATTCAACAATACTTTCAACATGGTCCACAACATATTAAAAATTTGATGAGATGTGAGAAGTTCAATACGTTTCATCCACTTTGTCCCTAGAGGTTGAACAAACCTTACCTATTTAATAAATGATTACCCTCTTTTAGTAATGTTTCAGACAAAATTTCTGAGATCCCTcccctctgtccccaggggGCAAACCAGCTTTTTGTATAAGAAATGATATTTAAGCCCAAATTGCTGCAATCCCCTTTCGACGCCCAGCTCTTCCGTCCCCTTGGGTCAACCAAGCCTCATTTATTCAAGAAAAGATATTTTCAAGTTTGGTTGAAATCTAGTTTGGCATCATAAATTGGAAGTGGCATTTGGAAAGTAAAAGTTTATTGGACAGTGCAACTCAAAGCATGATGCAGTCTTCTTAAATGACCTATAAATGGTCCAGtcttagaaaaaaaagaaaaaaattatgtatatgTTGAGTCAAAGAACATTGGTCATACaagatatatacaaaatcaaaagtAAGACAGAAAAATATCGAAGGAGTCATCACTTTTTTCCAAATTCCTACCCTATACAGGTAACCTACAACCAATGTTTAGGTTCAAAGGGTTCACAATATACCATGGTAAGAATGTAAAATAACTTACTTTTCTTGAACGCCTTTTCTGTTTGTGTGATGGCTTCATGTTGGTCAAGCAGGTCCCATACATCCACATTCTGTAGAGGGTGTATAAATTACCaattcatgaaatatttgttgaaaaaaaagagCAAAATTAGCGAGGTTTCATGTGAATAAAGTATATGCCTCCCTACCCAACCCACCCTCCTCATAAGTCAATGGTGTACTTGGTATGTGAttatctatacattataacctTGGACGTAAGCTGTGGCTTATACGCTCTGTTAGTAAGGATTGTATGGCTTATTTCTAATATTCTATGCTGAAGACCAcagcaaaaaacaaaattaatgctTCTTCTCTATTAATACTAAGGAAATTTAATTCTAAAGACTTAACAATTCTTATTCACaaaacatcaaattttaattgGCAATAGACAATTTACATGACTTAAATAactttgtaatttgttttgtaaaaatcAGGCCTACAACTTGGTACAGTATTAAGCTTATCTTTTAATAGCAGTCATGACTTATATTCTCTCGAGACTTACTGTCAGGATGGCTTATTTTTAATTATAGGGAACATaaataattacctgtattttttAAGTGGTAAAGTGTGACCAATGACTCTTCATCTTAACATTTAACTTTTTCCAATGAGCACCAAAATCTACAGAAATCAGGTGTAGAACTGCGGTGTGAATATGAACTTAATCTGTTGTCGTGGAGAGGGATTCATGATATATCTTGTAGAAGAAGTTTCAAACTTAATCTGTTGTCGTGGAGAGGGATTCATGATATATCTTGTAGAAGAAGTTTCAAACTTAATCTGTTGTCGTGGAGAGGGATTCATGATATATCTTGTAAAAGAAGTTTCAAACTTAACTGATGACCACCTATGGTGTAGAACATCggatattttgtatgaaatcttttctcagtgttattttttgtatttgattCTGGGTGGTCAAGTGACACAATGCCCTTGCCTTTCACCGAGCCACCCAGAGGTTTGATTCCTGATTGGATGTAAAAAGTTATGGGGGTCACCTGCCCATTCATGTGGGTTTTCTCAAAGAACTAAGGTTTTCTCATACAATAAGACATCTCACACATTACTATCCATGACCCCAATAAGAGAGGTTATTTTAAATTGATGCAACTTGTAAACTCATCGTAAATTTCCCTTAGAAgttgtttattattttctttgatTTGCTCCAGACTACAGGCATATGCTGTTTTCATGATTTACCAATTTTAATACCTACTGGTTTAGGTGGCACAGTCCGTACCATCTTGGCCTGTCTTTCTGATCTCCGTATCTCCTCAGGTTCTGCCTCCTAAATAACCCAGTGATAAACTCTCAGAGAAAGTAAAGCTAAATTTATCATCACTTAGTAACAGGTCAATTGTACCTATGTTCATTAGTGTTAAAATACACtcaattatgaaatttatattttatgattaatatttatcattaagatttaaaactgaataaaaaaagaAGTGTTATTCTTCATATTTGTAATTTGTTATCTTTAGagtttttatatgtttttgcTATTCATTAAATGTATAAACTTTAAATTAATTCCAAAGAATTATGAGGACATAAATCATTTAGTGCGTAAAGTCATTCATTTCTATGAACTTCTATTAACTGGTAACGAGTAAGCTGTCAGAGGTAGAGAAAAAGCTGGTCATTACCGGGGCTTCTGTAGGAGACACATCCCTTACTGGTGGGGCTCCATCCACTTCATCATCAGCCATATCAAACATCGGTTCATTGTTGTCATCTGGGTACAAACAAAAGATCATCATTCATTACCGTCATACAATCACATCATATTGAACATGCAGTAAACAATTGTTTTGTACAAGTGAATGAGGCCAAGAGACACAAAAAATTAACATATAGCCTATAAATATGAATACAAAGACACAGAGGACCTGGTAAGGGTTACTAACCGTTAATAACTACTATGTAATAGAATTGTTCAAAACACACAAGTAAATAATCATTtgaaaatcatcagaaaattttaaaaacaaatgtgaAAAAATCTCTGAAAGCCAGTCATCTGTACATAGAGGTGAATAAATTGAGGAGGCAGTTAATCCATATTGGCAGGAGTTATGCTTCCATGATGGAAGTAAAAATGTATGAGTGTCTATACAGGAAACCGGAATCAAAAATGTCTGGAGAATATTACCAGGTAATATTTCATTGAAGTAAAAAAAGTGAAAGGTGAAGAAGATGTTTGATCCTATTTTGTGCATTTTATAGACATATACtagcaaaaaaaaaccccaaaaatgcAAGTTTATTttccacagttattattttatgATTCTTTGATGATGTGTTCTTGGTGTGAATTTCTTGATTATTTCATcactactgaatacattttgatgatttctaTTGTCCTATCACAGATGGTGTTTGCGTGAATACCATTAAAACAAGTGTACATTACGCCGTTTCCTGATCAAAACAGTAGCATGTGTGCCCACCCCTGGTATCAGTTGCTGCTCTTACACTCCTTAACAATGACCCCATCAAGGTGTTTATTGCCCCCTTTGTAGGATAATATTCAACTCCTGAATAAGGGCCTGCTTGAGTTGAGCGACACGACATTGGATGTTGAAGCGCCTCCTAATCCTCCTGTTTAGCTAATACCAtaaatgctcgattggggacataCATGGACTGTATGGTGGACATACGTGGACTGTATGGTGGTCTAACAAGGACTTTAACGTTGCTTTGAGCCAGGAAGTCCAGACAAATCCTAGCAACTTAGGGCCTCGCCTTGTCCTGCTACAACGTAAGGTTACATTGATGGATAAGAGGAAGAACGTGTGGTCTCAACACCTGATCCCAATATCTTACAGCTGTAAGATTATCATGGATATTCACGAGAGGTGTTTTCATGCCTTGAGATTTCCCTGCCCATACCCTGACAGACTCTTCCCCGAATCTATCGCTTTCCGTTACGCAAGCGCCAGAATATCACTCACATGATGTCAATAGACATTGTCGTCAATCTGACCTGTAAAGCGTAAAGACTCGTCAATGAACAACATGCATCTCCAATGGGCCAAATGAAACTGTTAAGGTGCATTTGATGTTGGCATCGCCTCTGCGTAAGTGGCATAAATGAAACTCCCTCCCACAACCGATTCCTAATCATTCTTGGACACACTGGTCAACCATGAGTGCCGACAACTTGATGTGTCGTCTCCGTCTAAAATCGGTTACAGTTTTCTCATGAACACCATATTGCTGGGCTACATGATGTTGCGAATGCCCCTGCATTATCAGAGCAATGGGCCTACCCCTATCCACTTCACTCAATAGCAGCATTTTGCTGTACAAACGCttcgaaaagaaatgttgtgtaaCTGATCTGCACTCTTTCAATGTTcgatttgtaatgatttaccagcACATATGTTTCAAGAGTACTCCGGATGCACTCTTTCTTCAAAAATCTACTGAAAGCATGCAGCGTCGAGCAGGGTCATGGTTGACTGAATTTTCATTAAAGAACATTTTCACATAACTGACTCCATAAGAGAGTATCCCAGTCACATGACTGACTCAATAAGAGAGTATCCCAGTCACATGACTGACTACATCAGACAGTATCCCAGTCACATGACTGATTACATCAGACGGTATCCCAGTCACATGACTGACTACATCAGACGTATCCCAGTCACATGACTGACTACATCAGACGGTATCCCAGTCACATGACTGACTCCATAAGAGAGTATCCCAGTTACATAACTGACTCCATAAGAGAGTATCCCAGTCAAATGACTGATTACATCAGACGGTATCCCAGTCACATGACTGACTACATCAGACGGTATCCCAGTCAAATGACTGACTACATCAGACGGTATCCCAGTCACATGACTGACTACATCAGACGGTATCCCAGTCACATGACTGACTACATCAGACGGTATCCCAGTCACATGACTGACTCCATAAGAGAGTATCCCAGTCACATGACTGACTACATCAGACGGTATCCCAGTCACATGACTGACTACATCAGACAGTATCCCAGTCACATAACTGACTCCATAAGAGAGTATCCCAGTCACATGACTGAATCCATCCAAAAAATTGATATTGAAGATCAGATGAAAAGTTAACCAGAAAAAGAGAAGCAGAGTAATAAAAAGATTGAAacttacttaaaaaaaaaaaaagaaaaagagaaaaggAACAAACCTTCAACTGGATCCTCCATGGGAACATCTTCAGCCACGCCTTTCTCTTGTGAGATATCTATAAGACATTGAAAATTTTGTAGTACCGTTCTGCCTGCCATTGGCTGATGTTCAGGTAAATAATACTTCTACATTACAGGAACTAGTTAGAACTATTATCTGAACTATGACATTCTAAAATAACCATGAAGGTATATGTACTTTTGACCTTTGAGCATAACCTTGACATATTGACCTTGAAGCAATGAGGTCACCATGTTGACATTTTCCTGCATTACTTGGCATCCAACTTTTGTTCTCATTGTTTGCCTATTTAAGGCCCTTAATCAAGGAATGGCGAGGTTACCATGATCATCGACCATTTTTTCTTCACCATATGACACCCAGTTTTGACCTCATTGCCTTTACCCGAGCTAAGGCTTTGGAGTGAACAGGTTGCCATGTTgattgaaattttcatttttcatacATCTAAGTTTTACATTACCTTACATCTAACTTTGACCTCTCTGCTTCTCTACCTGAACTCACACCTTAACCTTGAAGTGACGAGGTCGCCATGCTGattggcatttttttttttttttacattgacCTCCTTGCATACACACCTGATTTCAAACCTTGACTTTGAAGTGATGCGGTTCCCATGTTGATTTgcattttgtgtgtgtttttttgtgtgtttttttttacattgtagTCCTTGCATACCTACCTGAATTCAAACATTGACTTTGACCTTGGATTGACATGGTCGCCATGTTGATGGAATTGTCAATAAGAGTGTAGTGGTACATGTCCAGCAACAATATCCCTGACTGGTGGACAGAACTCGTGTTCATCCTGAAGTCATTCCGACTGGCCAGGACTTCACCTGTTTTACTGTAAACATCAAAGTTATcagaaatattgttttatcgTTTCCAGTGTAAAGAAGTGTGTAAGCAGGTCCCATGTTGATGCCACCTTTAAGGGTGCTAGGTGGTCTTTAGCTTTATATGGTACTTGCCAACTTCAACCATTTTGAAGGAGAAATGCCAGAGAGGAATGAAATTGAGGAAGATTTTCTATATATGTTAGGATaaaatttagataaaatattCAGCTCTACTCAGTGTTGGTATGGTGACTTCAGCTCCATTGTAGTCTTTTCCTTACACGAAAATATTTTTTAGATACAAAAAGTTACATCTTCAGCCtatgatttaaacattaaacTTCTTTACACTGTAAACAATACTGTTAAAATTCCGCAAATGTTCAGTTGTGttatgtattgtaatatctgtTCTTGCTTTGgttatacaggtgtacattttgtaattccATTGTTGATCCTAATACCACAATGCATGTGTAGTCAAACCAGGATTTAGTTAAACTTGAATGATACATTTGAATATAATCTTGAAAAAGTATTGCACTGATCAAAATGCTGATTTAGTTTCTGGCAGAGATGAGGAGGTACACACCTGACAGAACagtatgtatgtctcacagactTACCTAAGGAGTGGGTTGTCTCCATTCTCGCCATCCTCCAGGGGAATCAGACAGTGGGGCATGTGGGGCATGGCCTGGACAACCTGTGCAATGACTTGTTCAATCAACATTGGAAACTATTCCAAATCACAAATCATAATTACATTTCTATCTCAAAAGTAAAAGACAATAGTCATACCTTAACTGTCAGATCCAACAATATGTTTTTTGCTTAAGAACATCATCTTTATATCATACCttcaatttcattatatataaatctaaaatAGTGActggcaatttttttttatcttattgtAAAACTACTTACATcatcttttaaaaataaaattacagtTGAGAGATTGAGGTGACGCCTTACCCCAGGAGCTTTTTTGCACCTTACTTATattatgaaacattttctttagGTTGGTAATTAATATAAGTATGAATGTGAATAGACTTTGGTATCACTACAAGTATAGGCCAGATCCAATACCGGTTAATATACCTATATCTATTCGTATTTTACGTACCTTGCATCCGTAGTTGTCCTCCTTGATCCAGATGTTGTTATGATCTTGGATGTCATCCAGACTGagaaactgttacattataaaagtaaaaaaacaattgtgattatacatatttacaatgaCATAGGTGGGGGAGGAAGTAGTCTTTTTACTGCCAAGTACcgtaactctgtatatatatataatgacgtGGGTGGGGGAGGAAGTGGTATGTTTATCATGAagtactgtaactctgtatacatttatacaatgtcaatgttttttcgtaatttgtttaataaataaaattactAGTACTACTAATCTTAATAATTGTCCTACACAACAATAATTTTCATACATAACCATTTTAAAGGCTTCTTTTGAAATTCTTTCAGAAATATAGTGTACAGTATTTATGATTAGCAAAccttttttaaatcaataaatgcATAAATGTAGTCAAGTACCACCCAGTGTAGAGAAGTAAAGCATTACCTCAACAGTTCCATCATTAAAATTTGCATCCTCATCATTTCCATCATTATCAACTGAGGAGGCTTTAGCCTGTTTTCTGTacaaacacaaatataacaaaagacaattttgtaaaattcttGCTCGTCCCTCAACAAACATTAATATTCCTAATTTACCAATAACTATCTGACTGGCAGTTCAAAGTCATTATTTACTTGAAATGATCCTTACATTATGAAAAATTCAATGTTTAAAATTGAAGTATTCTGAAGCATATATGTAAGAAGGAACATCCAAAGAAAATGAGAcataaatttgatattcagataaatattacatttaacacCAATCACTGATCTA contains the following coding sequences:
- the LOC117336788 gene encoding condensin-2 complex subunit H2-like; translated protein: MAVQQSQTQNSDAMEKFCSMLQPIRDLTKNWDVDIARNLGDYLEELEHITVAFDGGLVTMNFAEAAMVIQGSACVYSKKVEYLYTLVHQVLDIVANKKKQAKASSVDNDGNDEDANFNDGTVEFLSLDDIQDHNNIWIKEDNYGCKVVQAMPHMPHCLIPLEDGENGDNPLLSKTGEVLASRNDFRMNTSSVHQSGILLLDMYHYTLIDNSINMATMSIQGQSQCLNSDISQEKGVAEDVPMEDPVEDDNNEPMFDMADDEVDGAPPVRDVSPTEAPEAEPEEIRRSERQAKMVRTVPPKPNVDVWDLLDQHEAITQTEKAFKKSKTFKIPKCIQDVASKKRKRKTPLKNNRLQPLSEFITGTFSHKSKFPKNPRKVPVLVEFEQQYWIEYKRRQSLLREQRKSMSREVLEEDEEAEEVNQNDQPDNVDMGIDALDDGDDIDNDAPLVDENLFNAIESAFSDHPFNAASPSQSEPGGFQIGEIVTDYEELVRQHVEQYMASAQEYAQITELSQRVAEWEDKVIPKLEEEENHEPFDINKYGTKVLNNLSQDKTVPFKCVANGKPPFEICRLFLSSLMLANTENVKIVQKGHLEEGIDMFEMKLLSTTRMFEKLEEYQAPSLVS